AGGAGTTGGACAGCTATTTGCTGCATATGCATAATCGGTAAGAAATTTTGTTAAATATTCTTTAAAATTGTTTTGTTTTTCTAAAAAGGTTAAACTACCTGTGCTTGAAGAACTACTAACAGCTCCAGATACTGAAGAACTAACTAATTCCGATGCACTTGATGAGTCTGTTGTATTCAAATCACTAGAATCACTTTTATTACAGCTTGAAATTATTATGCCAGATAATAAAAGAAACATAACTAGTTCTTTGCATAACAAGAATACTCCCTTTTAATTATGGAACATTAGAGGTAAAAAATCATGCTTTTAATCAAAAAGAACAATAAAATTTTATTAAGAAACATTTATAAAAATAATTATGCTTTTATTAAGGAACATCAGCAGAAATAATAGAGTTTTTATCTGCTTTTTTCTCTTTTGTACCTAACTCAAAAGGATTTTTATTACTAAATTGGAAAATATACTCATCCTGTTCAATATAGCCAAAGTTTTCTTTAAGGTAACGTGCTTGTTTTTCAGGAGAGGTTTTGAGACTTGCAATTTTTTCTTCTAAATTTTGGTTTTGAATTTGAAGTTCCATGATTGTTTGGACTAAAATATCCTTTTCATTTAAAAGTTCCATAAAATTTGAAATACCAGCTTTCCCAATAGCAATAGAGGCAATAATTAGCCAAAGAACAACAACAACAACCCAACGCGCTAGTGTTTGGAACCTTTTTGAAAAAACTGAAGGATAAGTATTATTTGTATTCATGCACATCCTCCATCTTAAAAACAGAGTATTTCACCAAATATAGCATAGCACAATTCAGAGCATGGGGTTTGACTTTTTTCTGTGCAATAAAATTTGGCACTTTACTATTCCCAAGCAACGGTATCAGCTGGAAACTGACTCAAAAATGGGATAGGATACATAGCGGAAATATTGTCTAAATCCAGTAATAAAGCAATAACTCTATCTATTCCCAGGGCATTACCAGCACAATTTGGTAAGCCGAATAACATAGCATTTTGAAAACCATAATCCATCAACACATCTGGGCGCAATTTTTGTGTTGTAGCAAAACGTTCTTGAAAAATAGTTGAATCATTCAATTCAAAATATCCATTACAAATTTCAATTCCAAACAAGTATGCTTCCATTCTTTCAGCAAAAGGTTTTTTCTGAATTTCTCCGTTAGAAGTTTTTATCAGTTCTTGCTTTGCTAAAGCACTCATTTGGATAGGATAATTAGTAACGAAACAAGCTTTCTGTTCTGATAAAAATGGTTCAATTTTTTCCATAAAAAGTTTATAAAATATTGTATCCCAATCGTCCTGTGGAGTTATTGAATGACTAAGATGTTTAGCTTTTTCATAAAATTGATCTCTATTTTGTAGTTGTTCTAAATTTAAATTTAAATGTTTTTTGAATAAATCATCTACTCTAAAAACGGGCCATTGTTTTGGTAAATCTTTTGTAGATCCCAATAATTCAGCTATTACTCTTACTAAATTTTGTGTGTCGTCCATAATTTCAATTAAAGTAGCATTTGCTCTATACCATTCTAGCATAATAAATTCTGGTTCATGAAATTTAGCCACTTCTCCATTATTTCGATATGCTCTAGATAGTTGAAAAATTTTCTCTACACCTTCCGTCATGACTTTTTTCAGTGCAAATTCTGGACTTGTTGGTAACTGCAATGCCCACTGTTTGTTTCGATGATCAATATAAGAGGTATTAAAAGAATTTAAATAAACTTCTACTCCACCGCTAGGTACCAGAGTTGGTGTCTCTATATTAAAAAAACCTTTATTTTTAAAAAAAGAGGATGTTCTTTCTAGAGCTCTGTTCCTTTTGTTTAATAATTGAAATCTTTTGTTTGTTTTATTAGACCAAAAATAAGAAGTAATCTGTTGATTGGGTAAATTTAATTTTTGCAATTCCTCATTATTTGGAAGGGGAGATTCTATTTTTGTATTTATCCAGTCATTTTTATTTTCAACCATATCAACAATTTCATTTATTTGAAACACATAATGTTCTTCATTTGAAATTGTAGGAACTTCAATTTTATTTATTGCACATTTAAAAGAAATCCAATCACCTGAATTTAATATTTTTGATTGTAGATAATCATGTTTTTCAATTGGCCAAAGAATTCCAGTTTGATCTGTTAAACCAAGTAAATGATCTTTATAAAAAACTCTACCAGAAGACATTCTTTCTTGGATAGAAGAAACTCTTTTGAGCTCATATAAATTCTGTAATGTCAGATATCTTTTACTTTTTAAATTCATGATGTTTTCTTACGTGTTACTTTCTTTTTAGCAGTAGATTTTTTCGTACTTGTTTTTTTACTTGGTGTTTTTTTTACTTTTTCATGTAAAATTTTATAAATTGTATGAAAAGCAGTTCCGTCTTCAAATTGTGATTTCTTTTCTTCCCATTTTCCAGCACAGAAACCAGTAAGAAGTTCAAAAGCTTCTTCAACTTTTGCGACAGGCCAGATATGGAACTGTTCTTTCTCGATAGCTTCACGTACATCACGATTTAGCATAAGATGTTTGATATTTTGGACTGGAATAATGCAGCCTTGTCTTCCTGTTAAGCCTTGCAATTTACATGTTTTGAAAAATCCTTCAATTTTTTCATTCACACCACCTATAGGTTGAATTTCTCCAAATTGATTTACCGATCCTGTTACTCCAATACCTTGATCTATAGGAATATTAGCAATGGAGGAAAGAACTAAACACAATTCAGCTAAAGTAGCGGAGTCTCCATCAACGCCATTGTAATTTTGCTCAAAGCAGATTGTAGCAGCAATATGTGCTGGTTGTTTTTTAGCAAAAGTAGCATTGATCCAACTTGTTAAAATGCTAACACCTTTATTATGTAATTTTCCTGAAAGAGACGCTTCGCGTTCAATGTTGAGTATTCCTGGTTTGCCTTTGTATGTTCGACAAGTAATTCTTGTGGGTACACCAAAAGATAAATCACCTAATGAATAAACAGCTAGTCCATTAATTTCTCCAACTCGTCTAGAGTTTGTAGAAATAATAATATCTTTGCGTTCTAACATTTCTATAATATGATCTTCTATTGCCGAAGATCGTGAATAACGTTCTTCAATTGCTTTTTCAACATCTTTTCTTGTTACTTTTTTACTTTTTTGTTCTTTAGCAATAAAGTCAGCTTCAATTGTAATATCTTTTATTAAACTAAATCGTGTTGTTAATTTATCTTGATCATCAACTATTCTGCTTCCAAACTCAATAATAGCTGCAATACCGCTCTCATCAAAAGGTAACAAATTCTCAACTTTTGTACGTGTCGAAATAAACTCTACGTAGTCATGAATTGTTTTTTGTGAGCGATCCATTTGTGCATCAAAATCAGCTTTAATTTTAAAAATTTTATTGAAATCTTCATCATGTTGATAAAGCATTCTATAAATCCAGTCAGATCCAATTAAAATTATTTTAACATTTAGTGGAATAGGTTCTGGTCTTAATCCACTTGTAGCAAGAATACTATATTGCTCCCCTAAGTCTTCAATAAATAATTTTTGATTTTTCATTACTCTTTTTAAAGTATCCCAAACATGAGGGGCTCGTAATACATCAAGCGCATTTAATACTAGATAACCACCATTTGCTCTAGCAAGGGAGCCTGCTTTGATCATTTTAAAGTCAGTAGTATAGACACCATATTCAATGTTTTTTTCAATTTTCCCAAATAAATTATAAAAAGTCGGATTATTTTCAATGATAATAGGCGCGCCTTTGATTTCAGTGTTATCCACAAAAACATTAATACGATATGGCAAATGTGGATCACCTTTTTTAAGATGATAAGAAGAAGGCGCGACTGTTTCTTCTCCTTCTCCCTCACCATCTTCATCGTCAGGTAAAAAATCATTTAGATTTTCTAATAAATGATTTTTAACTTCGTCTAGATATTCTAATACATTTTTCTCGTGTTCATATTCTTTTAGAAATGGAATTAATGCTTGGCTAACAACATAATCTCCAAGTTCAGATTGTAATTCTTCTAATTTATTTTTTGTTTCATTTTCTATTGCTCTTACTTTACGAGCAAAATCTAAAACTTCAGGTTCTAATAAATTTCTTTCTGATTCAATTTTTTCTTTTTGCTCTTCATTTAAATCAGAATAATCTTTTTCACTAAGCGGTTTTCCTTCAACTATTGGAACAGTAACAATTCCCATTCGTGTGGACTTTACTCCAAAGTTTTTTGCTTTTGCAGCCTTCTCTAATTCACTAAATAATTTTGCTTTTTTCTCGTTGCTTGCATTGACAGTAGAATTGACATTAGTTTCATATTCCTCTGATTGAAAAGCATCGACAAGTTCGACGGTTAATTGTTCCATCAACTCATCCATTTGCTTTTTAAAGCGTTTAGCTATGCCTGTTTTAAGCTCCATGGCGTGAGGTGATTCAGGATTTTTAAAATTATAAACATAAATCCAGTCACCTGGTGTGGAACATTTTTCAGCTGTTTTTTTCAAAAAGGTTCTAATAACACTTGTTTTACCAGTGCCTTGAACTCCTGCTACATAAATATTGTATCCAGGTTTTTGAATTCCTAAACCTAAATTGATAGCTCTTACTGCCCTAACTTGCGAAATAATGTCATAATTAGGTTCCATTTTCTTCAGTTTTTCAGTTTCAACAAGCTTTTCTTCACATGAACGATAGACTTCATCAGTTGTGAGACGACGAAATAGCAATGATGTTTTTTGGATCTTGAAATTTACAGGGAATTCTTTTTCTCTTATTGCCAATAAATTTTGTGTAAGAGAAGTTCTTGTATCCGTAGATTTAATTTTTTTCATTCCGTCCTCTTTCTGATACATATATCACATTGCATACAACGCCAAAGACCTTTTGAAGCTCCTTGAATTTTCCGTGAAGCAAAGAATTCAAAACTATCCACAAGTCTGCAGGAAGTTGCAGTAGATAGGTGTTCAAGTTCACGCAAGCTTGCATGAAAATGGCTACGTGCTGAAATATATCTAGGTATTTCTTTTTGTAAATGTACATAGCCATTTTTTAAGATTACTCCATTTCTTGCATCATCCTGACTTATTTTAACAAATGTTAACATTTTTTGTTCTTGATAGTATAAAAAAACTTGATCGCAAGTTTCCTCTGAAAACTCGCAAGCATCTTGAAGCATTTTATAAGATAGAATAATTTGTGCTCCTTTAATTAACATCCAGTTTGATTCTACTAAAGTTGCCACACCGTCTAAAACTTTTTTTCTTTTAGTTACACCCTCCGGCAGGGTGGTTAAAATGTCTGCAAAAGTTTTTGACTGGTTTAGTTTAAGAGAAAAATAATTTTCTCCTATTCTTGTATCCTCCAAAACTTGACATATTCGCATACCTGCAAAAATACTTTCTAAGGTTTTTTCTTTATTCTCTACTTTTTTTGTTTTTACTTTTTCCAGTAAATCAGATTTGCTGACAAATAGACTTTCACCAAATTGAGATGGCATGTATTTGAGAAATTGAGAACAATGTTCTAAAAATATGGATGGTTCAGGAAAAGAAGCCTTAAATTGATATGATCTGCGAATGGGATCGGCTCCTGTCCAAAGCAAAACTCCATGTGATGTTTCTCCGCTTCTACCTGCTCTTCCTAACATTTGAAAAAATTCTTCTATGTTACTTGGAAATCCAAAAACAACAACAAGTTGAATACCAGCGATATCTACACCCATGCCAAATGCTGTTGTGGCACAAATAACTACTTTTTTATCTGTTTCTTGAATATATTGTTCAGCAAATTTTCTTTCTTGTTTTCCAAGGCCTGCGTGATAAGTTATCGCATTTAGTTTTAACTTTTTAAATTTTCTAGTAGCTTCTTCACAAAGCTTTCTACTTTGAAAATAAACCAAGGTTTTCTTAGAAGAACTTTCTTCAATAATGCATTCCAAGCTCTCCCACTGTTCTTCAGTTGAAAAAACCCGTTTACTTTCTACAATAATGTTTTGTCCAATAGGATTTGAAGTATATTCAAATACTTCAGAGCTATTTGGAAAAACTTTTTTAATAATGTCTTGCCTACTATTTCTGCTAGCAGTTGCGGTAAGAGCGAGAATTCTTGGTGGATTTATTTTTGTTAAGATCTTTCCAATTTCAGCATATTCTGGTCTAAATTGATGACCCCAAGAGACAACACAATGCGCCTCGTCTACAACAACCATACTTAAATTTAATTTCACTATTGAGTTTAAAAAAGATGGCAAAACAAATCTTTCTGGCGATGCGAAAATAATTTTAGCGTCACCAGCTTTTACTTTCTTCCAAGCAATTTTTCTTTCTTCCTCTGATTGTTCAGAAGTAAAAATTGCTGAACAAATTTGCGCTAATTCCATTCTTCTTTCTTGATCGCGCATCAAAGAAATTAATGGACTGATAACAAGGACGGGTTGATCTGCAAAAAATAATGCGGGTAAAGAGTATAAAAGTGTTTTCCCCGCCCCGGTTGGTAGAGTAGCTAAGACAAATTTTTTATTATGTATTAGTGAAAGAACTTCTTTTTGTGCAGGTCGCAAATTAGATAACAAAAAGTTTTTCTTAGCAAATTCTTCACATTTTTTTACAAATTCAGTTTCCATAAGCCTCACTCATCGATTCTCATGCTATTTACGATGGTTTTTAATTTGAGTACAGTAATTGTGGACGTGGGTGTGAATTTTTTTGCGAGGGTGAAATGAAGCTGATTTATAAAATAGTCATAATTTCAGTCGCAGGGATTTCTATTGGATTTGCATTAGTCACTTTTTTTACAAAAGAGACAACAAAAACTATTCATGCAGAAATAAATTTAAATAAAGTAACAAATATAGATTGGAAAGATCTCCAATCGCTTGATCTTAAATCCGGTGATATTCCTTTGGATTTAAAAAAAATAAATGGGACTACGATTAAAATTCCTGGTTTTATTATTCCCTTAGAAGATAATCAAGATTTTGTTCATGAATTCCTGTTTGTTCCTACTCCAATGGCATGTATTCATGTGCCTCCTCCGCCGCCTAATCAAATTATCCATGTTAAAATGGCAAGTGGTAAAAAAGCTAAAATGTCCTTTGGTCCTGTTTGGCTTATTGGTAAATTTATTATTTCTGAAAGCGCCAACAAATTTACAAAAACATATTTCGAAATGATTGGATCATCTACAGAAACCTACATGCAGCAATAAGATTGTATTTTTTGCTTATTTTTATTTATTTCATTATAATTTAAATATATTAACTTTAAAACGAGTGAATTATGCTGCAAAAAAAAGGGATTAAATATAAGATATTGCTTAATAGTTTTATTTCTATTTTAATTTTCTCAATATTTCTTGTCTGGTTATCCTTTACATATTGGAATTTACTATTGAGTAGTAAAAAAGAAAAATTGCAAAGCATTGTAGAAGTAGCTTCAACTATTGTTAAATTTTATACAGATGAAGAAAAAAAAGGCGTGATAAGTAAACAAGATGCGCAAAAAAGAGCAAAAGCTGATATCAATGCGATAAGATATTCTGGAAATGAATATATTTTTATTACAAATTCTAAAGCTTATCAAGTATTAAATCCAGTAAAACCTGAGCTTAGCGGAAAAGACATGTCTGAATTTAAAGACCCTACTGGATTAAAACTTTATGTAGAAATCGCAAAGGTAGCTGTAGCGTCTGGTAAGGGATATATTGAGTATATGTTTCCTAAAGCTGGATCTACTATTCCAACAAAAAAAATATCCTACGTAAATTATTTTCCTGAATGGGATTGGATAGTAGGAACAGGCTTATATATTGATGACGCATATGCAGCTTTATATTACTTTATTGAAATTTTATTAATTGATTGTTTTATTTGTGTTGTTTGTTTAGTTATTATAGGAATTCTTTTTGCTTCTTCAGTTCAAAAGCCATTAAATGAAGTTTGTCAATCACTATTAAAGTCATCTATTGAATTACAAGAAAAAAGTATAGTTCTTCAAGAATCAAGTAGTAGGGTAAAAAATTATTCAAAGGAACAAGAATCATCTATACAAATGACTGCCGCTGCAATTTCTCAAATTACAAGTATGATAGGGAAAACAACAGAGCTTACAACTCAATCAGCTAAACTTGCAAATGATATTTCCCAGAAAGCAGGAGAAGGAGAAATATCTATGAAAAATATGATTACATCAATGCAAGCAATATATGAAGCAAGTTCAAAGTTAAAAGAAATAGAGAGCATTATAAATCAAATAGAAAGTAAAGCTCAAGTAATTACAGAAATTGTTGCTAAAACAGAGCTATTATCTTTGAATGCTTCCATTGAAGCAGCGCGAGCAGGTGAGCACGGAAAAGGGTTTTCAGTTGTTGCCGAAGAAGTTGGGAACTTAGCGCATACTAGTGGAAAGTCATCAGATGAAATAAGAACACTTTTGCAACAAAGCCGTGAACATGTGCAGAAAATATTGCAAGAAACTTTATCAAGAATTTCTGATGGTCAAAATCGAACCGCAAAAGTATCGGAGTCATTTATAAATATTGTTGAAGGAATTAAAAGTATAAATCAACAAATGGGACAAATATCAGATGCTACCAAAGAACAAGAAATTGGAGTAAAACAGATAGCTAACGCTATGGGAAAACTGGATCAATTAGCTTTAAAAAATACCACTGAATCTGAAAAATCTTTAGAAGTAACAAATGTTATCCAGAATGAAAGTAATAATCTTAAAGTGGTTGTAGAAAAGACTGAAAGTGTAGTTTTTGGATTTAGAAAAAAACATACCGCTTAAAATATTGATATTTAAAGATATTTTAATATTTATTATATAAATAATAAAATATCCCGATAGGTAAACATGCCTATTTTTGAAGGGTATTTTATGCTAGGAAATAAAGGGATAAAATTTAAAATTATTTTAAACAGCTTAATGTCTATTATGATTTTTACTATATTTATGGTGTGGATTTCTAATATCTATTGGGAATCTTTGATGCACAATAAAAAAGATATTTTACAAGATATAGTCCAAGTTGGAAAAACGGTTACAGCGCATTTTATTGAATTAGAAAAAAAAGGTACTTTGTCTAGGGATGAAGCTCAAAACAAAGCAAAAGAAATTATTAATACAATAAGATATGGTGGTAATGAATATATTTTTATTACAAACACAAAAGCATATCAAGTATTAAATCCGGTGAAACCAGAACTTTCTGGAAAAAATATGTCTGAATTTAAAGATCCAACAGGATTTAAATTATATGTAGAAATTGCGAACTTAGCAGTAAAATCAGGTACTGGATTTATTGAGTATATGTTCCCTAAAGCAGGATCTACCGTACCAACAAAAAAATTATCTTATATCCATTATTTCCCTGAATGGGACTGGATAGTAGGAACGGGTTTATATTTGGATGATGTTTCAACTTCAATGACAAAATTTTTAGAAGTTCTGCTTTTTGCTTGTGTCTTTTGTATTGTTACTTTTATTTCCATAGGTATTTATTTTGCAAATTCTGTCGTAAAACCATTATCCGAAGTGTGTCTTTCATTAATAAATGCTTCAAAAGGGCTTATGCAAAAAAGTGATGAATTAAAAGTTTCAAGTAGTAGTGTAAAAAAATACTCAAAAGAGCAAGAAACTTCTATTCAAACAACTGCAGCAGCAATTTCTGAGATAACAAGTATGATAGGAAAAACAACTCAATTAACAGGAAACTCTGCTGATTTAGCTAACTCCATTTCAGGTAAAGCTGAACAAGGTGAAGTTTCAATGAAAGATCTCATTTCATCCATGAAAGGCATTCAAGAAGCCAGTTCAAAGTTAAA
This is a stretch of genomic DNA from Pigmentibacter ruber. It encodes these proteins:
- a CDS encoding FtsB family cell division protein — translated: MNTNNTYPSVFSKRFQTLARWVVVVVLWLIIASIAIGKAGISNFMELLNEKDILVQTIMELQIQNQNLEEKIASLKTSPEKQARYLKENFGYIEQDEYIFQFSNKNPFELGTKEKKADKNSIISADVP
- a CDS encoding amino acid--tRNA ligase-related protein, translated to MNLKSKRYLTLQNLYELKRVSSIQERMSSGRVFYKDHLLGLTDQTGILWPIEKHDYLQSKILNSGDWISFKCAINKIEVPTISNEEHYVFQINEIVDMVENKNDWINTKIESPLPNNEELQKLNLPNQQITSYFWSNKTNKRFQLLNKRNRALERTSSFFKNKGFFNIETPTLVPSGGVEVYLNSFNTSYIDHRNKQWALQLPTSPEFALKKVMTEGVEKIFQLSRAYRNNGEVAKFHEPEFIMLEWYRANATLIEIMDDTQNLVRVIAELLGSTKDLPKQWPVFRVDDLFKKHLNLNLEQLQNRDQFYEKAKHLSHSITPQDDWDTIFYKLFMEKIEPFLSEQKACFVTNYPIQMSALAKQELIKTSNGEIQKKPFAERMEAYLFGIEICNGYFELNDSTIFQERFATTQKLRPDVLMDYGFQNAMLFGLPNCAGNALGIDRVIALLLDLDNISAMYPIPFLSQFPADTVAWE
- a CDS encoding Lon protease family protein, which produces MKKIKSTDTRTSLTQNLLAIREKEFPVNFKIQKTSLLFRRLTTDEVYRSCEEKLVETEKLKKMEPNYDIISQVRAVRAINLGLGIQKPGYNIYVAGVQGTGKTSVIRTFLKKTAEKCSTPGDWIYVYNFKNPESPHAMELKTGIAKRFKKQMDELMEQLTVELVDAFQSEEYETNVNSTVNASNEKKAKLFSELEKAAKAKNFGVKSTRMGIVTVPIVEGKPLSEKDYSDLNEEQKEKIESERNLLEPEVLDFARKVRAIENETKNKLEELQSELGDYVVSQALIPFLKEYEHEKNVLEYLDEVKNHLLENLNDFLPDDEDGEGEGEETVAPSSYHLKKGDPHLPYRINVFVDNTEIKGAPIIIENNPTFYNLFGKIEKNIEYGVYTTDFKMIKAGSLARANGGYLVLNALDVLRAPHVWDTLKRVMKNQKLFIEDLGEQYSILATSGLRPEPIPLNVKIILIGSDWIYRMLYQHDEDFNKIFKIKADFDAQMDRSQKTIHDYVEFISTRTKVENLLPFDESGIAAIIEFGSRIVDDQDKLTTRFSLIKDITIEADFIAKEQKSKKVTRKDVEKAIEERYSRSSAIEDHIIEMLERKDIIISTNSRRVGEINGLAVYSLGDLSFGVPTRITCRTYKGKPGILNIEREASLSGKLHNKGVSILTSWINATFAKKQPAHIAATICFEQNYNGVDGDSATLAELCLVLSSIANIPIDQGIGVTGSVNQFGEIQPIGGVNEKIEGFFKTCKLQGLTGRQGCIIPVQNIKHLMLNRDVREAIEKEQFHIWPVAKVEEAFELLTGFCAGKWEEKKSQFEDGTAFHTIYKILHEKVKKTPSKKTSTKKSTAKKKVTRKKTS
- a CDS encoding RecQ family ATP-dependent DNA helicase produces the protein METEFVKKCEEFAKKNFLLSNLRPAQKEVLSLIHNKKFVLATLPTGAGKTLLYSLPALFFADQPVLVISPLISLMRDQERRMELAQICSAIFTSEQSEEERKIAWKKVKAGDAKIIFASPERFVLPSFLNSIVKLNLSMVVVDEAHCVVSWGHQFRPEYAEIGKILTKINPPRILALTATASRNSRQDIIKKVFPNSSEVFEYTSNPIGQNIIVESKRVFSTEEQWESLECIIEESSSKKTLVYFQSRKLCEEATRKFKKLKLNAITYHAGLGKQERKFAEQYIQETDKKVVICATTAFGMGVDIAGIQLVVVFGFPSNIEEFFQMLGRAGRSGETSHGVLLWTGADPIRRSYQFKASFPEPSIFLEHCSQFLKYMPSQFGESLFVSKSDLLEKVKTKKVENKEKTLESIFAGMRICQVLEDTRIGENYFSLKLNQSKTFADILTTLPEGVTKRKKVLDGVATLVESNWMLIKGAQIILSYKMLQDACEFSEETCDQVFLYYQEQKMLTFVKISQDDARNGVILKNGYVHLQKEIPRYISARSHFHASLRELEHLSTATSCRLVDSFEFFASRKIQGASKGLWRCMQCDICIRKRTE
- a CDS encoding DUF3299 domain-containing protein, which codes for MKLIYKIVIISVAGISIGFALVTFFTKETTKTIHAEINLNKVTNIDWKDLQSLDLKSGDIPLDLKKINGTTIKIPGFIIPLEDNQDFVHEFLFVPTPMACIHVPPPPPNQIIHVKMASGKKAKMSFGPVWLIGKFIISESANKFTKTYFEMIGSSTETYMQQ
- a CDS encoding methyl-accepting chemotaxis protein, which translates into the protein MSSKKEKLQSIVEVASTIVKFYTDEEKKGVISKQDAQKRAKADINAIRYSGNEYIFITNSKAYQVLNPVKPELSGKDMSEFKDPTGLKLYVEIAKVAVASGKGYIEYMFPKAGSTIPTKKISYVNYFPEWDWIVGTGLYIDDAYAALYYFIEILLIDCFICVVCLVIIGILFASSVQKPLNEVCQSLLKSSIELQEKSIVLQESSSRVKNYSKEQESSIQMTAAAISQITSMIGKTTELTTQSAKLANDISQKAGEGEISMKNMITSMQAIYEASSKLKEIESIINQIESKAQVITEIVAKTELLSLNASIEAARAGEHGKGFSVVAEEVGNLAHTSGKSSDEIRTLLQQSREHVQKILQETLSRISDGQNRTAKVSESFINIVEGIKSINQQMGQISDATKEQEIGVKQIANAMGKLDQLALKNTTESEKSLEVTNVIQNESNNLKVVVEKTESVVFGFRKKHTA
- a CDS encoding methyl-accepting chemotaxis protein; this encodes MLGNKGIKFKIILNSLMSIMIFTIFMVWISNIYWESLMHNKKDILQDIVQVGKTVTAHFIELEKKGTLSRDEAQNKAKEIINTIRYGGNEYIFITNTKAYQVLNPVKPELSGKNMSEFKDPTGFKLYVEIANLAVKSGTGFIEYMFPKAGSTVPTKKLSYIHYFPEWDWIVGTGLYLDDVSTSMTKFLEVLLFACVFCIVTFISIGIYFANSVVKPLSEVCLSLINASKGLMQKSDELKVSSSSVKKYSKEQETSIQTTAAAISEITSMIGKTTQLTGNSADLANSISGKAEQGEVSMKDLISSMKGIQEASSKLKEIEVIINEIESKTKVINEIVSKTELLSLNASIEAARAGEHGKGFAVVAEEVGNLAHMSGKSSGEIQTLLQKSREEVQRILVQTIQKVEEGQKRTAKVAEAFSDIVTGVKDINLQMGQISDATKEQEIGVKQIANAMGQLDQLAFKNTGESENSLKATEEISNASQHLTDIVDKTENVIYGEKKKKSG